CGTTCGTTATGGTTTGGCCCGCCTATTGCTCTGTAGTGGATGCGCGAAGGATGACCAACCGATCTCAAAACCAGTTGATGACACTTTATTTGGCGGGGAATTATGCGACGACTGATTTATTTCATGATACTTGCATGCGGCATTACGGCAACACCGGCTTACGCTGAACAGGCTCCAGCGGCAATTGATTCCGGAAGCACCGCCTGGCTTTTGACGGCCACCGCACTTGTTCTGCTCATGACCCTTCCCGGCGTTGCGCTGTTTTATGGCGGCTTGAGCAGGTCGAAGAACGTCCTTTCGACGATGATGTATTCCTTCGCCAGCCTTGTCGCGGTGAGCGTTGTATGGATACTGTGGGGTTACACGCTTGCGTTCGGCAAGGACATCGGCGGCGTGATCGGCGGATTGGAGCATGTTGGACTTTCCGGCATACCGCTTCCCGGTTCCGATTCCCCCCCAAACGCCAACATGGGGCTTGCGATACCTGATTCGCTCTTCGTGGCATTCCAGGGGGCGTTCGCCATAATAACGGTGGCGCTTATCTCCGGCGCCTATGCGGAGCGCGTGCGGTTCGGCCCATTCCTGCTTTTCTCGATATTATGGCTGACCTTTATCTACTCCCCGCTCGCCCATTGGGTGTGGGGCGGCGGCTGGCTTGCCCGGATAGGGCTGCTTGATTTTGCCGGGGGCACGGTGGTGCATATTTCCGCCGGGGTGTCCGGCTTGGCCGCCGCCATGTATCTGGGCAAACGGACCGGCTACGGCACCGAAATGATCGTTCCCCACAATGTTCCGATGGTGGTTACCGGCGCCGGACTTTTGTGGTTTGGATGGTTCGGTTTCAACGCCGGTTCGGCCATGGCGGCAAACGGCTTGGCGGCCAGCGCGTTTCTGGCGACCAATGCGGCGGCGGCCGCGGCGGCATTGAGCTGGCTCGTCACTGAATGGATTCACGGCAAGAGCCCCACCGCGGTCGGGATCGCATCGGGCGCGGTGGCCGGCCTTGTGGCCATCACCCCGGCGGCGGGATATGTTACGCCGCTTGCCGCCCTTTTCATCGGGATGATCGCCGGCGTCGCCTGTTATTTCGCCGTCTACTTCAAACACCGGATGGGCTATGACGACGCTTTCGACGCGTTCGGCATACACGGCGTCGGGGGGATATGGGGAGCCTTGGCGACCGGCGTGTTCGCATCTTCGGCGGTGACGGGCATCGAAGGGGCCAAAGGGCTGCTGGAAGGGAACAGCGGACAGTTGCTGGTGCAGATGGGGGCGGCCATCGCGGTTTCCATTTACTGCTTTGTGGGCAGCATGGCGATCCTGAAAGTGGTGGACATGGCGGCGGGACTCCGTCCTTCCAGGGATAACGAACTGATGGGCCTTGACCGGACTGAACACCGGGAAAACGCCTACAACTGAATTGGGGAAAGAGGTGACTATGCTGAAAAAAACGGTTATTTCCATAATATCTTTCATGCTGTTGGCCGCCGCCGCGCTCGCCGCCGAACCGGCGGAAGAGATGACCAAGGAAAAACTCGCCGGCAAATGCATGATCTGCCACAAGCGGGAAAACCCCGGCCTGTACGGACAATGGGCCGAATCCGCCCACGGCAAACGGAACGTCACCTGCTACTCCTGCCATCAGGCGCAGCCCGGCGAGCCGGACGCGTTCATGCACGAGGGGCTGTTGATAGCAACGCTGGTAACGCCGCAAGACTGCGGCCGCTGCCACCAAAAGCAGCAAAAAGAGGTCGCGAAATCGCACCACGCGAAAGCGGGAAGGATTTTGGAATCGCTCGACAACTATCTGGCCGGGGTCATGGCGGGCGGTCCGGCGGTGATGACCGGCTGCGAAAGCTGCCACGGCACCAGGGTAATAATCGACCCCGCCAGCCCCAACAAGCTTTCGCGGGCCAGCTTTCCGAACAGCGGGATCGGGCGGATTAACCCCGATGGCAGCGAAGGGGCGTGCAACGCCTGCCACAGCCGGCATTCCTTCAACAAGGAGCAGGCCCGCGCGCCGGAAAACTGCGGCAAGTGCCACTTGGGTCCGGATCACCCCCAGAAGGAAATATATGAAGAATCCAAGCATGGCATCGCCTATCGCGCCGCGCGGGAAAACGGCGAGATGCACATGGATAAGGATAAGTGGGTGGTTGGCGTGGATTATTACCGCGCCCCGACCTGCGCCTCCTGCCACATGGGCGCCACACAGAAGCAGGACACGACGCATGACGTGGGCGAGCGCATTTCGTGGAACCTGCGGCCGGCGGTCAGCAAGCCGCAGGAAGACGGCATGGCGAAGCGGGAAAAAATGGTCGATGTCTGCCAGGCATGCCACGGGAAACGGTTCGTAAAAGGATTTTATTATCAGTTTGACGGGTTGGTGAACCTCTACGACGAAAAGTTCGCCAAACCCGCCACGGAGATTGTGGAGATACTGAAGAAGAACAAATCACTGGAGCACAAGACCCGGTTCACCAACGAGGTTGAATGGATATATTGGGAATTGTGGCACCACGAAGGAAGGCGCGCGCGGCACGGCGCCAGCATGATGGGGCCGGATTACACCTGGTGGCACGGCATGTACGAGGTGGGCAAGCACTTCTACATGGAGTTCATTCCCGCCGTGCAAAAGCTGAAGGACAAGGAGGCGAACGCCTACATCGACAGGATGCTGGCCGGCGAATGGCACAAGTGGTTCCGGAATGCCCCGGAAAAGGAGACGCTGGAAGCGCTGAAATCGGGAAAGCTTGGCGACTCGTACCGGCATCTGTTCGTGCCCCCCTGGGAAAAGGGGAGCAAAACGTCTACGTGGTATTTGAAGTAACAA
This genomic interval from Nitrospinota bacterium contains the following:
- a CDS encoding ammonium transporter, with the translated sequence MRRLIYFMILACGITATPAYAEQAPAAIDSGSTAWLLTATALVLLMTLPGVALFYGGLSRSKNVLSTMMYSFASLVAVSVVWILWGYTLAFGKDIGGVIGGLEHVGLSGIPLPGSDSPPNANMGLAIPDSLFVAFQGAFAIITVALISGAYAERVRFGPFLLFSILWLTFIYSPLAHWVWGGGWLARIGLLDFAGGTVVHISAGVSGLAAAMYLGKRTGYGTEMIVPHNVPMVVTGAGLLWFGWFGFNAGSAMAANGLAASAFLATNAAAAAAALSWLVTEWIHGKSPTAVGIASGAVAGLVAITPAAGYVTPLAALFIGMIAGVACYFAVYFKHRMGYDDAFDAFGIHGVGGIWGALATGVFASSAVTGIEGAKGLLEGNSGQLLVQMGAAIAVSIYCFVGSMAILKVVDMAAGLRPSRDNELMGLDRTEHRENAYN